A window of Polaromonas hydrogenivorans contains these coding sequences:
- a CDS encoding SIR2 family NAD-dependent protein deacylase — MSPSIDANSLAHAADLISRADALIVAAGAGMGVDSGLPDFRGTEGFWKAYPVLGRDKVDFYSIACPDAFRTDPQRAWGFYGHRLQLYRATRPHPGFQVLTRWGKAMPHGLSVFTSNVDGQFQKAGFEADSVYECHGSIAHLQCMQPCSSAIWPADGFVPEVDAAQCLLLNAPPVCPHCGGLARPNILMFNDSEWLEDRAWRQAARLERWLGSVCRPVVVELGAGTAIPSVRHFSQRIVQRFGGRLVRINPREFKVLTRLDVGIAAGAAHALAEIERLMQAARTL, encoded by the coding sequence ATGAGTCCATCGATTGATGCCAACAGCCTGGCGCATGCCGCTGACTTGATCTCCCGGGCCGACGCCCTGATCGTTGCCGCCGGCGCCGGCATGGGCGTCGATTCGGGTCTGCCCGATTTCCGGGGCACGGAAGGATTCTGGAAGGCCTACCCGGTGCTGGGGCGGGACAAGGTGGATTTCTACAGCATCGCCTGCCCGGACGCCTTTCGCACCGACCCGCAGCGCGCCTGGGGCTTTTACGGGCACCGGCTGCAGCTTTACCGCGCGACCCGGCCGCACCCCGGTTTCCAGGTTCTCACGCGCTGGGGCAAGGCCATGCCGCACGGGCTTTCGGTGTTCACCAGCAATGTCGATGGGCAATTCCAGAAAGCCGGCTTCGAGGCGGACAGCGTGTATGAATGCCATGGCTCGATTGCCCATCTGCAATGCATGCAGCCGTGCAGCAGCGCCATCTGGCCGGCCGACGGCTTCGTTCCCGAGGTGGACGCCGCGCAATGCCTGCTGCTCAATGCGCCGCCGGTGTGCCCGCACTGCGGCGGCCTGGCGCGGCCCAATATCCTGATGTTCAATGATTCGGAGTGGCTTGAAGACCGTGCCTGGCGGCAGGCCGCGCGGCTGGAGCGCTGGCTGGGCAGCGTCTGCCGGCCGGTGGTGGTGGAGCTGGGCGCGGGCACGGCGATTCCTTCGGTGCGCCATTTCAGCCAGCGCATCGTCCAGCGCTTTGGCGGGCGGCTGGTGCGCATCAACCCGCGCGAGTTCAAGGTGCTGACGCGGCTGGACGTGGGCATTGCGGCCGGAGCGGCGCACGCGCTGGCCGAAATCGAGCGCCTGATGCAGGCGGCGCGCACGCTGTAA
- a CDS encoding CBS domain-containing protein produces MKVADILRVKGNTLYTVQPDEPLAKAADIMAEKDIGSLVVMEHGDLVGMLTFREVIVCIVANGGEIGRTLVRKAMDDHPLTCTPDTEIDEVRRMMLDRHARYMPVMSQKMLMGVISLYDVAKAVVDSQNFENKMLKAYIRDWPAESDAERD; encoded by the coding sequence ATGAAGGTAGCAGACATCCTGCGGGTAAAAGGCAACACGCTTTACACCGTTCAGCCCGATGAACCGCTGGCAAAGGCAGCCGATATCATGGCCGAAAAAGACATCGGCTCGCTGGTCGTCATGGAGCATGGCGACCTGGTCGGCATGCTGACCTTTCGCGAGGTGATTGTCTGCATCGTCGCCAACGGCGGCGAGATTGGCCGCACGCTGGTCCGCAAGGCCATGGACGACCATCCGCTGACCTGCACGCCCGATACCGAGATCGACGAAGTGCGCCGCATGATGCTGGACCGCCACGCGCGCTACATGCCGGTGATGAGCCAGAAAATGCTGATGGGCGTGATCAGCCTGTACGACGTGGCCAAGGCCGTGGTGGACAGCCAGAACTTCGAGAACAAGATGCTCAAGGCCTACATTCGCGACTGGCCCGCCGAAAGCGACGCCGAGCGCGATTGA
- a CDS encoding GYD domain-containing protein: MKKYIALCRFTDQGIRSVKDTTKRADAVMEAAKKFGASMSQIYWTSGHYDLVAMIEAPDDESASAFGLSIGAAGNIRTEMLHAFSKDEMNAILARMA; encoded by the coding sequence ATGAAGAAGTACATTGCACTTTGCCGCTTCACCGATCAGGGGATTCGCAGCGTGAAGGACACCACGAAACGCGCCGATGCCGTCATGGAAGCCGCCAAGAAATTCGGCGCCAGCATGAGCCAGATCTACTGGACATCGGGCCACTATGACCTGGTGGCGATGATCGAGGCACCGGATGACGAGTCGGCCAGTGCGTTTGGCCTGAGCATAGGCGCTGCCGGCAATATCCGAACGGAAATGCTGCATGCGTTTTCAAAGGATGAAATGAACGCAATCCTCGCCAGGATGGCCTGA
- a CDS encoding polyhydroxyalkanoate depolymerase has protein sequence MLYSAYQLQSDLMSPFRLLAQGTSAALWLNRTEGSLLRKFSASMEVFSRMRLTHTRPAYDITSVKVGEQELPVTEETVLGMPFGTLLRFKKEASSDLPYQPPVLLVAPLSGHFATLLRETARTLLQDHDVYITDWHNARDVSLRHGAFALDDYIDHMIRFIQTIGPGTHVIAVCQPCVAALAATALMAEDDDPTTPRSLTLMAGPVDCRVNPTGVNTLATSKPIEWFEKNLISHVPLPHAGHMRRVYPGFVQVSAFLAMNLERHKKSFKDMYQHLVEGDKEKADVIRKFYDEYLAVNDLPAEFYLETVEKVFQTYDLPLGKLSYRGRLVKPAAIRHTALMTVEGERDDICAVGQTLAAQDLCSSIPPYMRTHHIQTGVGHYGVFSGRRWNLQIYPRVREMIHASTGRGM, from the coding sequence ATGCTTTACTCTGCCTATCAACTCCAGTCCGACCTGATGTCACCGTTTCGCCTGCTGGCCCAGGGCACCAGCGCTGCCCTGTGGCTGAACAGGACCGAGGGCAGTTTGCTGCGCAAGTTCTCTGCGTCGATGGAGGTGTTTTCGCGCATGCGGCTGACCCATACACGGCCGGCTTACGACATCACGTCGGTGAAAGTCGGCGAGCAGGAGTTGCCGGTCACCGAGGAAACCGTGCTGGGCATGCCGTTTGGAACGCTGCTGCGCTTCAAGAAGGAAGCTTCCAGCGACCTGCCCTATCAGCCGCCGGTGCTGCTGGTGGCGCCGCTGTCGGGCCATTTCGCCACCTTGCTGCGCGAAACCGCCCGCACCCTGCTGCAAGACCATGATGTGTACATCACCGACTGGCACAACGCGCGCGATGTTTCGCTGCGCCATGGCGCTTTTGCACTGGACGACTACATCGACCACATGATCCGCTTCATCCAGACGATTGGCCCGGGCACGCATGTGATCGCCGTGTGCCAGCCCTGCGTGGCGGCGCTGGCGGCCACGGCCCTGATGGCCGAGGACGATGACCCAACCACGCCGCGTAGCCTGACGCTGATGGCTGGCCCGGTGGACTGCCGGGTGAACCCCACGGGGGTGAACACGCTGGCCACCAGCAAGCCCATCGAATGGTTCGAGAAAAACCTGATCAGCCATGTGCCCCTGCCCCACGCCGGCCATATGCGCCGCGTGTACCCCGGCTTTGTGCAGGTCAGCGCGTTTCTGGCCATGAACCTGGAGCGCCACAAGAAGTCGTTCAAGGACATGTACCAGCACCTGGTCGAAGGCGACAAGGAAAAAGCCGATGTGATCCGCAAGTTTTACGACGAATACCTGGCCGTGAACGACCTGCCGGCAGAGTTCTACCTGGAAACCGTCGAAAAAGTGTTTCAGACCTACGACCTGCCGCTGGGAAAGCTCAGCTACCGGGGCCGCCTCGTGAAGCCCGCAGCCATTCGCCATACGGCGCTCATGACGGTCGAAGGGGAACGCGACGACATTTGCGCCGTCGGCCAGACCCTGGCCGCGCAAGACCTGTGCAGCAGCATTCCGCCCTACATGCGCACCCACCACATCCAGACCGGCGTGGGCCATTACGGGGTGTTCAGCGGCCGCAGGTGGAACCTGCAGATTTACCCGCGCGTGCGGGAAATGATTCACGCCAGCACGGGTCGAGGAATGTAA
- a CDS encoding glutathione S-transferase family protein, whose amino-acid sequence MTKTVLTISSKNYGSWSLRGWLLAKLAGLEFTEKVIPLDDPAMRAEMLLLSSSILVPSLEHSGVKVWDTLAIAEYLHEIKPEAQLLPPDIKARAHCRAICGEMHSGFASLRSSLPMNLKAHFPAFKVWSRAQADIDRVLEIWKECLATYGGPYLFGKQPCMADAMYAPVVTRFLTYDVAIDKTCAAYCKRIMALPAMKEWVAEAKEEPEDIDELDAEF is encoded by the coding sequence ATGACCAAAACCGTTTTGACCATCAGCAGTAAAAACTATGGCTCCTGGTCCCTGCGTGGCTGGTTGCTGGCCAAACTGGCCGGACTGGAGTTCACCGAAAAGGTGATTCCGCTCGATGATCCGGCGATGCGCGCCGAGATGCTGCTGCTGTCGTCGAGCATCCTGGTGCCTTCACTCGAGCACAGCGGCGTGAAAGTCTGGGACACGCTGGCGATTGCCGAATACCTGCATGAAATTAAGCCCGAAGCGCAGTTGCTGCCGCCTGACATCAAGGCGCGGGCGCATTGCCGCGCCATCTGCGGCGAAATGCATTCCGGCTTTGCTTCCTTGCGGTCGTCGCTGCCGATGAACCTCAAGGCGCACTTTCCCGCCTTCAAGGTCTGGTCACGGGCGCAGGCCGATATCGACCGCGTGCTGGAGATCTGGAAAGAGTGCTTGGCCACTTACGGCGGCCCCTACCTGTTCGGCAAGCAGCCCTGCATGGCCGACGCCATGTACGCGCCGGTGGTCACGCGTTTCTTGACCTACGACGTGGCGATTGACAAAACCTGCGCCGCCTACTGCAAGCGCATCATGGCGCTGCCCGCCATGAAGGAATGGGTGGCCGAGGCGAAGGAAGAGCCCGAGGACATTGACGAGCTGGATGCGGAGTTCTGA
- a CDS encoding O-acetylhomoserine aminocarboxypropyltransferase, which translates to MPGYSDPGFDTLALHAGAAPDPATGARAVPIHLTTSFVFESSDHAASLFNLERAGHVYSRISNPTNAVLEQRISALEGGIGAIATASGQAALHLAIATLMGAGSHIVASTALYGGSQNLLHYTLRRFGINTTFVKPGDIDGWRAAVRPNTKLFFGETVGNPGLEVLDIAAVASIAHEAKVPLLVDSTLTSPWLIKPFEHGADLVYHSATKFLSGHGTVIGGLVVDGGSFDWDQSGKFAELTEAYDGFHNMVFSEESTVGAFLLRARREGLRDFGACMSPHTAWLILQGIETLGLRMARHIGNTEKVVAFLASHPFVSRVGHPMLASHPSHALAKKLLPRGAGSVFSFDLKGSRAQGKAFVEALKVFSHLANVGDCRSLVIHPASTTHFRMSDEALAGAGITQGTIRLSIGLEDPDDLIDDLKRALKSAEKAGA; encoded by the coding sequence ATGCCCGGTTATTCAGACCCCGGTTTCGACACCCTGGCGCTGCACGCAGGCGCCGCGCCCGACCCGGCCACCGGCGCGCGTGCCGTGCCGATTCACCTGACCACGTCCTTCGTCTTCGAGTCCAGCGACCACGCCGCCAGCCTGTTCAATCTGGAGCGCGCCGGGCATGTGTATTCGCGCATCAGCAACCCGACCAATGCGGTGCTGGAGCAGCGCATCTCGGCGCTTGAAGGCGGCATCGGCGCCATCGCCACGGCCAGCGGCCAGGCCGCGCTGCACCTGGCCATTGCCACGCTGATGGGCGCCGGCTCGCACATCGTCGCCAGCACCGCGCTGTACGGCGGCAGCCAGAACCTGCTGCACTACACGCTGCGCCGCTTTGGCATCAACACCACCTTTGTCAAGCCCGGCGACATCGACGGCTGGCGCGCCGCCGTGCGGCCCAACACCAAGCTTTTTTTCGGTGAAACCGTCGGCAATCCGGGCCTGGAGGTGCTGGACATTGCGGCCGTCGCCAGCATTGCCCATGAAGCGAAGGTGCCGCTGCTGGTCGATTCGACGCTGACTTCGCCCTGGCTCATCAAGCCCTTCGAGCATGGCGCAGACCTGGTGTACCACTCGGCGACCAAGTTTTTGAGCGGCCACGGCACGGTGATTGGTGGCCTGGTGGTCGATGGCGGCAGTTTCGACTGGGACCAGTCAGGCAAGTTCGCCGAACTGACCGAGGCCTATGACGGCTTTCACAACATGGTGTTCAGCGAGGAAAGCACGGTCGGCGCGTTCTTGCTGCGCGCGCGCCGCGAAGGCCTGCGCGACTTCGGCGCCTGCATGAGCCCGCACACCGCCTGGCTGATTTTGCAGGGCATCGAAACGCTGGGGCTGCGCATGGCGCGCCACATCGGCAACACTGAAAAGGTCGTGGCATTCCTGGCCAGCCACCCTTTTGTCTCGCGCGTCGGCCACCCGATGCTCGCATCGCACCCCAGCCACGCGCTGGCGAAAAAGCTGCTGCCGCGCGGCGCGGGCTCGGTGTTCAGCTTCGACCTCAAGGGCAGCCGCGCCCAGGGCAAGGCCTTTGTCGAGGCGCTCAAGGTCTTCAGCCACCTGGCCAATGTCGGCGACTGCCGCAGCCTGGTGATCCACCCGGCCAGCACCACGCATTTCCGCATGAGCGACGAGGCGCTTGCCGGGGCCGGCATCACGCAGGGAACGATACGCCTGTCCATCGGCCTGGAGGACCCGGACGACCTGATCGACGACCTCAAGCGCGCACTGAAGTCGGCTGAAAAGGCAGGCGCGTGA
- a CDS encoding alpha/beta fold hydrolase: MQLSVNGHGAYCYTGGKPFDSAQPTVVFIHGVLNDHSVWILQSRYLAHHGWNVLAVDLPGHCRSGGDAPSSVEDAADFIAALLDAAGVERAALVGHSWGSLIALEAASRLKERVSHLVLVGTAFPMKVSPALLDSSLNEPMKALALVNVFSRSTLAPPPSALGPGTWVYGASMALGRRVLASNAQVNVFHRGFKACDSYANGEAAIQAITCPVLFVLGANDQMTPPKAAQGLIASARQAGKSVQVTRLDVGHHQMTEAPDATLFAIRDFLAA, from the coding sequence ATGCAGCTCAGCGTCAACGGCCACGGCGCCTACTGCTACACCGGCGGCAAGCCCTTCGATTCCGCTCAGCCGACCGTGGTCTTCATCCACGGCGTGCTCAATGACCACAGCGTCTGGATTTTGCAGAGCCGCTACCTGGCGCACCACGGCTGGAACGTGCTGGCGGTTGACCTGCCCGGCCACTGCCGCAGCGGCGGCGATGCGCCCTCTTCCGTCGAAGATGCGGCGGATTTCATCGCCGCGCTGCTTGATGCGGCCGGTGTGGAGCGCGCTGCGCTAGTCGGCCACAGTTGGGGCTCGCTGATCGCGCTCGAAGCCGCGTCAAGGCTGAAAGAGCGCGTCAGCCATCTGGTGCTGGTCGGCACGGCCTTTCCGATGAAGGTGTCGCCCGCGCTGCTGGACAGTTCATTGAACGAGCCGATGAAGGCGCTGGCGCTGGTCAATGTGTTCTCGCGCAGCACGCTGGCGCCACCGCCCTCGGCGCTCGGCCCCGGCACCTGGGTTTATGGCGCCAGCATGGCGCTGGGCCGCCGCGTGCTGGCGAGCAACGCCCAAGTCAACGTCTTTCACCGGGGCTTCAAGGCCTGCGACAGCTATGCCAACGGCGAAGCGGCGATTCAGGCCATCACCTGCCCGGTGCTGTTCGTGCTCGGCGCGAACGACCAGATGACGCCGCCCAAGGCCGCGCAAGGGCTGATCGCCAGCGCGCGCCAGGCGGGCAAGAGCGTGCAGGTCACGCGCCTGGACGTGGGCCATCACCAGATGACGGAAGCGCCCGACGCGACGCTGTTCGCGATCCGGGATTTTTTGGCTGCCTGA